ATTTACAATTGCAAGCGACGAAGCATATGGTGAATACAATGACGAACACGTTATTGAACTACCTAAGAATATATTCGAAGTTGACGGAAGATTTGACGCAGAACGCATTTTTGCAGGAAACGTTGTTCCATTGATGGATGCAGACGGTAACAGAATGAACGCTACTGTTGTAGAAGTTTCTAACAGTAATGTAAAAGTAGACATGAACCACCCATTAGCTGGTGAAGATTTGACCTTCGTAGGTGAAATCATGGAATCACGTGCTGCTACCAACGAAGAAATTCAGGGCATGATTAACATGATGAGTGGCGAAGGCGGATGCGGTTGCGGATGCGATAGCTGCGGTGATGGTTGC
This genomic interval from uncultured Bacteroides sp. contains the following:
- a CDS encoding FKBP-type peptidyl-prolyl cis-trans isomerase codes for the protein METAANKLFVVSYDLYVTEDGERDLVEKATKEQPFQFITGLGTTLDAFESQLKGLVAGDKFEFTIASDEAYGEYNDEHVIELPKNIFEVDGRFDAERIFAGNVVPLMDADGNRMNATVVEVSNSNVKVDMNHPLAGEDLTFVGEIMESRAATNEEIQGMINMMSGEGGCGCGCDSCGDGCDCDDKEGHEGSCGSGCGCH